A region from the Chitinophaga sp. Cy-1792 genome encodes:
- a CDS encoding LacI family DNA-binding transcriptional regulator, which yields MSEEKEITIYDIAKHLNISATTVSRGLKDHPTINIKTRKKIAEAARQLGYRSNTFASSLRSKRTQTLGVIVPRLNSNFMSSVLAGMENAASREGYNLIIAQSLEKADKEMENAHTMFNKRVDGLMVSLAYGSESLQHFDDFFQKKIPVIFFDRVSAHPESTSIVIDNYAAAYQVTQHLIEQGCRRILHLGGNLLLSVYSERLRGYKQALLDHKIGFDDKLVMTGNLTEDFGTAAAAHLLKLKPKERPDAVFSANDTAAVYCMIAVKAAGISIPHDIAFAGFNNDPISKVIEPNLTTVNYPGYNMGQAAVTSLANHLNGETSIINTNTIVLRSELIIRDSSQKNNSI from the coding sequence ATGTCTGAAGAGAAAGAAATAACGATATACGATATTGCCAAACATCTGAATATATCCGCCACCACTGTTAGTCGCGGATTAAAAGATCATCCCACCATCAATATCAAAACCCGCAAAAAAATTGCGGAAGCGGCCAGGCAACTGGGATACCGCAGCAATACCTTTGCCAGCAGCCTGCGTAGCAAACGCACCCAAACGCTGGGCGTTATTGTACCACGACTCAACAGTAATTTCATGTCGTCCGTACTGGCAGGCATGGAAAACGCCGCCAGCCGCGAAGGATATAACCTGATCATCGCGCAGTCGCTCGAGAAGGCAGACAAGGAAATGGAGAACGCACATACCATGTTCAACAAACGTGTGGATGGCCTCATGGTTTCTCTGGCCTATGGCTCCGAAAGCCTCCAGCATTTCGACGACTTCTTTCAGAAGAAAATCCCCGTGATCTTCTTCGATCGCGTGTCTGCCCACCCGGAAAGCACCTCCATTGTAATAGACAACTACGCTGCTGCCTACCAGGTAACACAACACCTCATAGAACAGGGCTGCAGACGTATCCTGCACCTGGGTGGCAACCTGCTGCTCAGCGTATACTCGGAAAGATTAAGGGGCTACAAACAGGCACTCCTCGATCATAAAATCGGCTTCGATGATAAACTGGTCATGACCGGTAACCTCACCGAAGATTTCGGTACCGCCGCAGCAGCACATTTATTAAAGCTAAAGCCCAAAGAGCGCCCTGATGCCGTGTTCAGTGCCAACGATACCGCCGCCGTCTATTGTATGATCGCCGTAAAGGCAGCAGGCATCAGCATCCCGCACGATATCGCCTTCGCCGGCTTCAACAACGACCCTATCAGTAAGGTAATAGAGCCCAATCTCACCACTGTCAACTATCCCGGCTATAACATGGGACAGGCAGCAGTAACGAGCCTGGCCAATCACCTCAACGGCGAAACCAGCATCATCAATACCAATACCATCGTGCTGCGATCCGAACTGATCATCCGGGACTCCTCCCAAAAAAATAATTCCATTTAA